The following are encoded together in the Kribbella sp. CA-293567 genome:
- the hisC gene encoding histidinol-phosphate transaminase — protein sequence MTTPQDEVRFRSVLDDVAAYKPGKPPERTDGRPTFKLSSNENPYPPLPGVLAAATEAAANMNRYPDMGALPLLEALSERFGVPVSDLAVGTGSVAVLYHLMQATCGEGDEVVYAWRSFEAYPIAVQLTGATSVRVPLTEDARHDLKAMEAAITERTRVVLVCTPNNPTGPAVRREELIAFLDAVPRNVLVVLDEAYREFVREPETPDCVEMYRDRPNVVVLRTFSKAYGLAGFRIGYAIAHPPVIAAIRKCALPFGVSEIAQAAAIASLRAEQELLGRVEDLVAERTRVVGELRAAGWEVPETHANFVWMPLGDETLAFAEAVQAEGVSVRPFPGEGARVTIGEREANDLFLTIACAWRR from the coding sequence ATGACGACCCCTCAGGATGAGGTCCGGTTCCGTTCCGTGCTGGATGATGTCGCGGCTTACAAGCCGGGCAAGCCGCCGGAGCGCACCGACGGCCGCCCGACGTTCAAGCTGTCCAGCAACGAGAACCCGTATCCGCCGCTGCCGGGCGTGCTCGCTGCCGCCACCGAGGCCGCCGCGAACATGAACCGCTACCCCGACATGGGTGCGTTGCCACTGCTCGAGGCGCTGTCGGAGCGGTTCGGCGTACCGGTCTCGGATCTGGCCGTCGGGACGGGCTCGGTCGCCGTGCTCTACCACCTCATGCAGGCCACCTGTGGTGAGGGCGACGAGGTCGTCTATGCCTGGCGTTCGTTCGAGGCGTACCCGATCGCGGTCCAGCTGACCGGTGCGACCTCCGTCCGGGTCCCGCTGACCGAGGACGCGCGGCACGACCTCAAGGCGATGGAGGCCGCCATCACCGAGCGGACCCGCGTCGTCCTGGTCTGTACGCCGAACAACCCGACCGGCCCGGCGGTCCGGCGCGAAGAGCTGATCGCGTTCCTGGACGCCGTACCGCGCAACGTGCTGGTCGTGCTGGACGAGGCCTACCGCGAGTTCGTCCGGGAGCCGGAGACGCCCGACTGCGTCGAGATGTACCGGGACCGGCCGAACGTCGTCGTCCTGCGCACCTTCTCGAAGGCCTACGGGCTGGCCGGCTTCCGGATCGGCTACGCGATCGCGCATCCGCCGGTGATCGCCGCGATCCGCAAGTGCGCGCTGCCGTTCGGCGTCAGCGAGATCGCCCAGGCCGCCGCGATCGCGTCGCTGCGGGCCGAGCAGGAACTGCTGGGCCGGGTCGAGGACCTGGTGGCCGAGCGGACCCGGGTGGTCGGCGAACTCCGCGCGGCCGGCTGGGAGGTGCCCGAGACGCACGCGAACTTCGTCTGGATGCCGCTCGGCGACGAGACTCTCGCCTTCGCCGAGGCGGTCCAGGCCGAAGGCGTCTCGGTCCGGCCGTTCCCGGGTGAGGGCGCCCGGGTGACGATCGGCGAGCGCGAGGCCAACGACCTGTTCCTGACGATCGCGTGCGCCTGGCGCCGGTGA
- a CDS encoding dimethylarginine dimethylaminohydrolase family protein, which translates to MGQPLGWGHRYLMVRPDHFRIDYVINPYMSTQDQPDPELSLKQWDSLRQAIVDAGGEVEVLAQREDSPDMVYAMNLGLATAQGKAMLSHMRFEPRRKESLTAAEWFTAQDFELKRTGGDGVGPHFESGDAFVFGDSLVVGYGPRTEADALKHLATEWNVRVRGLRIQHEGMYHLDLPFCPVDSTHAMVYPPALDQASQAELFGIVPDPIVLTDEEAFAFSGNSLVVHETIIMPACSPRLREIMTGLGLRVVVLDLSEFHKGGGSARCMTNPLDFDLAPAGVAGGEVVLPG; encoded by the coding sequence ATGGGTCAGCCGCTGGGGTGGGGTCACCGCTATCTGATGGTCCGGCCGGATCATTTCCGGATCGACTACGTGATCAATCCGTACATGTCGACCCAGGATCAGCCCGACCCTGAACTGTCCCTCAAGCAGTGGGACTCGCTGCGGCAGGCGATCGTCGACGCCGGCGGTGAGGTCGAGGTGCTGGCCCAGCGCGAGGACTCGCCGGACATGGTCTACGCGATGAACCTCGGTCTGGCCACCGCGCAGGGCAAGGCGATGCTGTCGCACATGCGGTTCGAGCCGCGCCGCAAGGAGTCGCTGACCGCGGCCGAGTGGTTCACGGCGCAGGACTTCGAGCTGAAGCGGACCGGCGGCGACGGTGTCGGACCGCACTTCGAGTCCGGTGACGCCTTCGTCTTCGGCGACAGCCTGGTGGTTGGCTACGGCCCGCGGACCGAGGCCGACGCGCTCAAGCACCTGGCAACGGAGTGGAACGTACGGGTCCGCGGCCTGCGCATCCAGCACGAAGGCATGTACCACCTCGACCTGCCGTTCTGCCCGGTCGACAGCACCCACGCGATGGTCTACCCGCCGGCTCTCGACCAGGCCAGCCAGGCCGAGCTGTTCGGGATCGTGCCGGACCCGATCGTGCTCACCGACGAGGAGGCGTTCGCGTTCAGCGGCAACTCGCTGGTGGTGCACGAGACGATCATCATGCCGGCCTGCTCGCCGCGGCTGCGGGAGATCATGACCGGCCTCGGCCTGCGGGTCGTCGTCCTGGACCTGTCGGAGTTCCACAAGGGTGGCGGGTCCGCGCGCTGCATGACCAACCCCCTCGATTTCGACCTTGCTCCCGCCGGCGTCGCCGGGGGCGAGGTCGTTCTGCCCGGCTAG
- a CDS encoding PEGA domain-containing protein, whose product MEEDGRRTLVIGAVSLLMVVVLVGGFLIWRHDPKAELTVKSIPNDLTLTLDGQPIAANGKVDVRPGTHTLVGTREGFQTYSQTFTVRGKDPVSATVYLYANGPVGVEWGRNNPEQELETEAEAGRRYDEIQRRLAAKYPVLQQLPYIGPDFKATYEASKSDPTNPEAISLKISVFGPDGKKEALEWITGNGWNPASLDIIYATG is encoded by the coding sequence ATGGAGGAGGACGGCCGGCGGACGCTGGTGATCGGCGCGGTGTCCCTGCTGATGGTGGTCGTGCTGGTCGGGGGTTTCCTGATCTGGCGGCACGACCCGAAGGCGGAGCTGACCGTGAAGTCGATCCCCAACGACCTCACCCTCACGCTGGACGGGCAGCCGATCGCCGCCAACGGCAAGGTCGACGTCCGGCCCGGGACGCACACGCTGGTCGGCACCCGCGAGGGCTTCCAGACCTACAGCCAGACGTTCACCGTGCGCGGCAAGGACCCGGTCTCGGCGACGGTCTACCTCTACGCCAACGGGCCGGTCGGGGTCGAGTGGGGCAGGAACAACCCGGAGCAGGAGCTCGAGACCGAGGCCGAGGCGGGCCGGCGGTACGACGAGATCCAGCGCCGGCTGGCGGCGAAGTACCCGGTGCTCCAGCAGTTGCCCTACATCGGGCCGGACTTCAAGGCGACCTACGAGGCCTCCAAGTCGGACCCCACGAACCCCGAGGCGATCTCGCTCAAGATCTCCGTCTTCGGTCCGGACGGCAAGAAAGAGGCGCTGGAGTGGATCACCGGCAACGGCTGGAATCCGGCCTCGCTGGACATCATCTACGCCACCGGCTGA
- a CDS encoding SDR family NAD(P)-dependent oxidoreductase: MRNLIWISGASSGIGAALAASTPYAEARVIDLSRRGGVVEHFAADLADPADWQRVEEHFVAELAGFDGERVIFVHNAGTVVPIGPAATVDPAAYTQAVLLNSAAPQVLGRAFLRATARLDCEKHLVMLSSGAASKAYPGWSAYNAGKAAVEHWVRTVGLEEVAEGKESGGSVKGCRVVAVAPGVVDTAMQGEIRAVDEQDFPAVERFRELKRSGGLTTPEEAAAGLWAVIAAQYPTGSVLDLRELPS; encoded by the coding sequence GTGAGAAACCTGATCTGGATCTCGGGCGCCTCGTCCGGGATCGGTGCGGCGCTCGCCGCCAGTACGCCGTACGCCGAGGCGCGGGTGATCGACCTGTCCCGGAGGGGTGGAGTGGTCGAGCACTTCGCGGCGGACCTGGCCGATCCGGCGGACTGGCAGCGGGTCGAGGAGCACTTCGTCGCGGAGCTGGCCGGGTTCGACGGCGAGCGGGTGATCTTCGTGCACAACGCCGGCACGGTGGTCCCGATCGGGCCGGCCGCGACGGTGGATCCCGCCGCCTATACGCAGGCGGTGCTGCTGAACTCGGCGGCGCCGCAGGTGCTCGGTCGGGCGTTTCTGCGGGCGACCGCTCGGCTGGACTGCGAGAAGCACCTGGTGATGCTGTCGTCGGGCGCCGCGTCCAAGGCGTACCCAGGATGGTCGGCGTACAACGCGGGCAAGGCGGCCGTCGAGCACTGGGTTCGCACGGTCGGGCTCGAAGAGGTTGCCGAGGGCAAGGAAAGCGGCGGTTCGGTGAAGGGGTGCCGGGTGGTCGCGGTGGCGCCGGGAGTGGTGGACACGGCGATGCAGGGTGAGATCCGGGCCGTGGACGAGCAGGACTTCCCTGCCGTCGAGCGGTTTCGTGAGCTGAAGCGCTCCGGCGGACTGACCACACCGGAGGAGGCGGCGGCCGGGCTGTGGGCGGTCATCGCCGCGCAGTACCCGACCGGCAGTGTGCTCGATCTCCGCGAGCTGCCCAGCTGA